A genomic window from Cucumis melo cultivar AY chromosome 8, USDA_Cmelo_AY_1.0, whole genome shotgun sequence includes:
- the LOC103499526 gene encoding uncharacterized protein LOC103499526: protein MAAKYIVGSLLGATAVAYIGDHLISDKKIFGGTTPSTVSNSEWWEETDKKFQAWPRTAGPPVVMNPISRQNFIVKSRDS from the exons ATGGCAGCAAAATACATAGTAGGTTCTTTACTTGGAGCAACTGCAGTTGCATATATCGGTGACCATCTTATTTCTGACAAGAAAATATTCGGAG gAACAACTCCGAGTACTGTTTCAAACAGTGAGTGGTGGGAAGAAACTGACAAAAAATTCCAAGCATGGCCTCGTACAGCTGGTCCACCTGTGGTCATGAACCCCATCAGTCGCCAAAATTTCATTGTCAAAAGCCGCGACTCTTAA
- the LOC103499527 gene encoding leucine-rich repeat receptor-like tyrosine-protein kinase PXC3 — protein sequence MAFLCFRHLSIFLLVGLLSNSQFLGAQLDDQITMSTIREELQVPGWSSSISEYCSWKGVHCGLNHSMVETLDLSGHSLRGNLTMISELRALKWLDLSYNDFHGEIPLSFAKLPELEFLDLSVNKFDGSIPPQFGDLKNLKSLNLSNNLLVGEIPDELQGLEKLQDFQISSNRLNGSIPSWVGNLSHLRVFTAYENNFGGVIPDNLGSVSELQVLNLHTNRLEGLIPRSIFASGKLETLVLTQNRLTGNLPEEIGNCQRLTSVRIGNNNLVGVIPPAIGNVTSLAYFEVDNNHLSGDIASQFSRCSNLTLLNLASNGFTGLIPPELGELMNLQELILSGNSLYGDIPRSMLECKNLNKLDLSSNRFNGTIPSDICNISRLQYLLLEQNSIKGEIPNEIGKCTKLLDLRLGSNYLTGSIPSEIGRIKNLQIALNLSFNHLNGPVPPELGKLDKLVTLDLSNNHLSGDIPSELKGMLSLIEVNFSNNLLTGSIPFFVPFQKSANSSFLGNEGLCGAPLSITCKNSIGPYNQDYHHKVSYKIILSVIGSGLAVFVSVTIVVLLFVMKEKQEKAAKSSGTADDETINDQPPIIAGNVFDDNLQQEIDLDAVVKATLKDSNKLIFGTFSTVYKAIMPSGMIVSVKRLKSMDKTIIHHQSKMIRELERLGKLNHANLLQLIGYVIYEDVALLLHNYLSNGTLAQLLHESPKQPEYEPDWPTRFSIAIGAAEGLAFLHHVAIIHLDISSSNIFLDANFKPLVGEVEISKLLDPSKGTASISAVAGSFGYIPPEYAYTMQVTAPGNVYSYGVILLEILTTRLPVDEEFGEGVDLVKWVHSAPSRGETPEQILDSRLSTVSFGWRKEMLAALKIALLCTDSIPAKRPKMKKVVEMLLEIKQI from the exons ATGGCCTTTTTGTGTTTTCGTCATCTCTCCATTTTCCTTCTTGTTGGGCTTCTTTCAAATTCCCAATTCTTGGGAGCTCAGCTTGATGATCAAATCACTATGTCCACCATTAGAGAGGAGCTTCAAGTTCCTGGGTGGAGCTCTAGCATCTCTGAGTACTGCTCTTGGAAAGGTGTTCATTGTGGTTTGAATCACTCCATGGTTGAAACTCTTGATCTTTCTGGTCATTCACTTAGAGGTAATTTAACTATGATTTCTGAGCTCAGAGCTTTGAAATGGCTTGACCTATCCTACAATGACTTCCACGGCGAGATTCCGTTGAGTTTTGCAAAGTTACCGGAGCTCGAATTCCTTGATTTGTCTGTGAACAAGTTTGATGGTTCGATTCCGCCTCAGTTTGGTGATCTCAAGAACCTCAAATCATTGAACCTCTCCAATAATTTGTTGGTGGGAGAAATTCCAGATGAACTTCAAGGCTTAGAGAAGTTGCAAGATTTTCAAATTTCTAGCAACAGGTTGAATGGTTCAATTCCAAGTTGGGTTGGAAATTTGAGTCATCTAAGAGTCTTTACAGCCTATGAGAATAACTTTGGTGGTGTAATTCCGGATAATCTCGGTTCAGTTTCTGAGCTCCAAGTATTGAATCTGCATACAAACAGGCTTGAAGGCTTGATTCCTCGAAGCATTTTTGCTTCAGGGAAGCTTGAGACTTTGGTTCTTACACAAAACAGATTGACTGGCAATCTTCCTGAAGAGATTGGGAACTGCCAAAGGCTTACTAGTGTTCGAATCGGTAACAATAATCTTGTTGGTGTGATTCCTCCAGCCATTGGAAATGTTACAAGTCTTGCTTACTTTGAAGTGGATAACAATCACCTTTCGGGCGATATAGCGTCTCAGTTTTCGAGGTGCTCCAATCTTACTCTGCTGAATCTAGCCTCGAACGGATTCACTGGGCTGATTCCCCCTGAACTTGGAGAGCTCATGAATCTGCAGGAGCTTATTCTTTCTGGTAATAGTCTGTATGGTGACATTCCGAGATCAATGCTCGAATGCAAGAATCTCAACAAGCTTGATTTAAGCAGCAATAGATTTAATGGTACTATTCCCTCAGATATATGCAATATATCAAGATTGCAGTACTTACTTTTGGAACAGAATTCAATAAAAGGAGAGATACCTAATGAGATTGGAAAATGTACGAAGCTTCTAGACCTGCGACTTGGTAGTAACTATCTAACTGGAAGCATCCCTTCCGAGATTGGTCGTATTAAGAACTTACAGATAGCTTTGAACCTGAGCTTCAATCATCTAAATGGACCAGTGCCTCCTGAGTTGGGGAAACTTGATAAACTGGTTACTTTAGATTTATCAAACAATCATCTCTCAGGCGATATCCCTTCGGAGCTCAAGGGCATGTTAAGCTTGATAGAGGTGAATTTTTCAAATAATCTGCTTACAGGTTCAATTCCTTTCTTTGTTCCATTCCAGAAAAGTGCAAATTCTAGTTTTCTGGGGAACGAAGGCCTTTGCGGGGCACCACTAAGCATTACGTGTAAGAATTCTATTGGTCCATACAATCAAGATTACCATCACAAGGTCTCATACAAGATCATACTGTCTGTCATCGGTTCCGGTCTGGCAGTTTTTGTATCAGTTACTATAGTTGTCTTACTTTTTGTGATGAAGGAAAAGCAGGAAAAAGCAGCAAAATCTTCTGGGACTGCAGATGATGAAACTATCAACGACCAACCACCGATAATAGCAGGAAATGTCTTCGACGACAATCTCCAACAGGAAATAGATCTTGATGCAGTCGTTAAAGCAACTTTGAAGGATTCAAACAAGCTCATCTTTGGGACTTTTAGTACTGTTTATAAGGCGATTATGCCTTCGGGTATGATCGTATCAGTTAAGAGATTAAAATCCATGGACAAGACTATTATTCATCATCAAAGCAAAATGATTAGAGAACTTGAAAGGCTTGGTAAACTGAACCATGCTAATCTTTTGCAACTCATTGGATATGTAATATATGAGGATGTGGCTCTGTTGCTTCACAATTACTTATCCAATGGAACATTGGCTCAGCTTCTTCATGAATCCCCAAAACAACCTGAATATGAACCTGATTGGCCCACGAGATTTTCCATTGCCATTGGAGCAGCAGAAGGGCTTGCTTTTCTTCATCATGTGGCCATAATTCATCTTGATATTTCATCAtctaatatttttttagatGCCAACTTCAAACCTTTGGTTGGAGAAGTAGAGATCTCAAAACTTTTAGATCCATCAAAAGGAACTGCAAGTATTAGTGCTGTTGCAGGTTCATTTGGCTACATTCCACCAG AATATGCTTATACAATGCAAGTTACAGCCCCGGGAAACGTCTATAGCTATGGTGTCATCTTGCTTGAGATCCTCACTACCAGACTGCCAGTTGATGAGGAGTTTGGTGAAGGAGTAGACTTGGTGAAATGGGTGCATAGTGCTCCCTCGAGGGGTGAAACACCCGAACAGATACTCGATTCCCGGCTGAGCACGGTTTCATTTGGATGGAGGAAGGAGATGCTTGCCGCTCTCAAAATTGCATTGCTCTGCACTGACAGCATACCAGCCAAAAGGCCAAAAATGAAGAAAGTGGTGGAAATGCTTTTGGAGATCAAGCAAATTTGA